The proteins below come from a single Fusobacterium nucleatum genomic window:
- the pflB gene encoding formate C-acetyltransferase → MEAWRSFKDGEWKKSINVSDFIKCNYTEYTGDETFLEGPTENTKKLWDILSGMLKIEREKGIYDAETKIPSKIDAYGAGYIDKNLETIVGLQTDAPLKRAIFPNGGLRMVESSLEAFGYKLDPTTKEIYEKYRKSHNAGVFSAYTPAIKAARHTGVITGLPDAYGRGRIIGDYRRVALYGVDRLIEERKREFDTYDPEEMTEDVIRNREEMFEQLEALKALKRMAAAYGFDIGRPAETAQEAIQWTYFGYLGAIKDQNGAAMSLGKTAGFLDVYIERDLKEGRITEKQAQEFIDHFIMKLRIVRFLRTPEYDQLFSGDPVWVTESIGGMNNDGKSWVTKNAFRYLNTLYNLGTAPEPNLTILWSERLPENWKKFCSKVSIDTSSLQYENDDIMRPQFGEDYGIACCVSPMAIGKQMQFFGARANLPKALLYAINGGKDEIKKDQVTPPGQFEKITGDYLDFDEVWEKYDKMLTWLASTYIKALNIIHYMHDKYSYEALEMALHSLDIKRTEACGIAGLSIVADSLAAIKYGKVRVIRDEAGDAVDYVVEQPYVPFGNNDDRTDELAVKVVRTFMNKIRSHKMYRDAEPTQSVLTITSNVVYGKKTGNTPDGRRAGAPFGPGANPMHGRDTKGAVASLASVAKLPFEDANDGISYTFAITPETLGKTDDEKKNNLVGLLDGYFKQTGHHLNVNVFGRELLEDAMEHPENYPQLTIRVSGYAVNFIKLTREQQLDVINRTISNKM, encoded by the coding sequence ATGGAAGCTTGGAGAAGTTTTAAAGATGGCGAATGGAAAAAAAGTATTAATGTAAGTGATTTTATTAAATGTAATTATACAGAATATACAGGTGATGAAACATTCTTAGAAGGACCTACTGAAAATACTAAAAAATTATGGGATATTTTAAGTGGAATGTTAAAAATAGAAAGAGAAAAAGGTATTTATGATGCTGAAACTAAAATTCCTTCTAAAATTGATGCTTATGGAGCTGGATATATTGATAAAAATTTAGAAACTATAGTAGGTTTACAAACTGATGCCCCTTTAAAAAGAGCTATATTCCCAAATGGTGGATTAAGAATGGTTGAAAGTTCTTTAGAAGCCTTTGGTTATAAACTAGATCCTACAACAAAAGAAATCTATGAAAAATATAGAAAAAGCCATAATGCTGGAGTTTTTTCAGCTTATACACCTGCAATAAAAGCTGCAAGACATACTGGGGTTATTACTGGACTTCCTGATGCTTATGGAAGAGGAAGAATCATAGGAGATTATAGAAGAGTTGCTCTTTATGGTGTTGATAGACTTATTGAAGAAAGAAAAAGAGAATTTGATACTTATGATCCTGAAGAAATGACAGAAGATGTCATCAGAAATAGAGAAGAAATGTTTGAGCAATTAGAAGCATTAAAAGCATTAAAAAGAATGGCTGCTGCCTATGGATTTGACATTGGAAGACCAGCTGAAACTGCTCAAGAAGCTATACAATGGACTTATTTTGGATATTTAGGAGCTATTAAAGACCAAAATGGTGCTGCTATGAGTTTAGGAAAAACTGCTGGTTTCTTAGATGTATACATAGAAAGAGATTTAAAAGAAGGAAGAATTACTGAAAAACAAGCACAAGAATTTATAGATCATTTTATTATGAAACTTAGAATTGTAAGATTCTTAAGAACTCCTGAATATGATCAATTATTCTCTGGAGATCCAGTATGGGTAACTGAATCAATAGGTGGGATGAATAATGATGGTAAATCTTGGGTAACTAAAAATGCTTTTAGATACCTAAATACTTTATATAATTTAGGAACTGCTCCTGAACCAAACTTAACAATTTTATGGAGTGAAAGATTACCAGAAAATTGGAAAAAATTCTGTTCTAAAGTTTCAATAGATACATCTTCATTACAATATGAAAATGATGATATTATGAGACCTCAATTTGGTGAAGATTATGGAATAGCTTGTTGTGTATCTCCTATGGCAATAGGAAAACAAATGCAATTCTTTGGAGCAAGAGCTAATTTACCTAAGGCATTACTTTATGCTATAAATGGTGGTAAAGATGAAATTAAAAAAGACCAAGTTACACCTCCTGGACAATTTGAAAAAATTACTGGTGATTACTTAGATTTTGATGAAGTTTGGGAAAAGTATGATAAGATGCTTACATGGCTTGCTTCAACTTATATAAAAGCATTAAATATTATCCACTATATGCATGATAAATATTCTTATGAAGCATTGGAAATGGCTCTACACTCATTAGATATTAAGAGAACAGAAGCTTGTGGTATAGCTGGACTTTCAATAGTTGCTGACTCACTTGCTGCTATCAAATATGGTAAAGTAAGAGTAATAAGAGATGAAGCTGGAGATGCTGTTGATTATGTTGTTGAACAACCTTATGTTCCATTTGGAAATAATGATGATAGAACAGATGAATTAGCAGTTAAAGTTGTTAGAACATTTATGAATAAAATTAGAAGTCATAAAATGTATAGAGATGCTGAACCTACTCAATCAGTTCTTACAATAACTTCAAATGTTGTTTATGGTAAGAAAACAGGAAATACTCCTGATGGAAGAAGAGCAGGAGCCCCATTTGGACCAGGAGCAAACCCTATGCATGGAAGAGATACTAAGGGAGCTGTTGCTTCATTAGCATCAGTTGCAAAATTACCATTTGAAGATGCAAATGATGGTATTTCTTATACATTTGCTATAACTCCTGAAACATTAGGAAAAACAGATGACGAAAAGAAAAATAACTTAGTTGGACTTCTTGATGGATACTTTAAACAAACTGGACACCATCTAAATGTAAATGTATTTGGTAGAGAACTATTAGAAGATGCTATGGAACATCCTGAAAATTATCCACAACTTACAATAAGAGTTTCTGGATATGCAGTAAACTTTATCAAATTAACAAGAGAACAACAATTAGATGTTATAAACAGAACTATCAGTAATAAAATGTAA
- a CDS encoding peptidylprolyl isomerase, with amino-acid sequence MEEDKILHGILLKKAKEAKYTNYEIEQLNLQSESLFIRYYLEREAAKIVENTNIEEDVLKKIYEENQSLYRYPKKVKIDTIFVKDLTKAEDILKDVNLENFNELKEKNDEKGEEAKGVKDEFLFITEIHPVIAEEILKEEGKNVIIKRAIPVQEGFHIIYLKDVEDERQAIFDEARETILADVKRNIFGQVYNQLIQDIANETVIPKGPEKIEKKKENKSTEVGEKQ; translated from the coding sequence ATGGAAGAAGATAAAATCTTACACGGAATTTTATTAAAGAAAGCAAAAGAAGCTAAATACACGAATTATGAAATTGAGCAATTAAATTTACAATCTGAAAGCCTTTTTATAAGATACTATTTAGAAAGGGAAGCAGCTAAGATTGTTGAAAACACAAATATAGAAGAAGATGTATTGAAAAAGATATATGAGGAAAATCAATCTTTATATAGATATCCTAAAAAAGTAAAAATTGACACTATATTTGTAAAAGATTTAACAAAGGCTGAAGATATATTAAAAGATGTGAATCTTGAAAATTTCAATGAACTTAAAGAAAAAAATGATGAAAAAGGAGAAGAAGCTAAGGGAGTCAAAGATGAGTTTTTATTTATAACAGAAATTCATCCAGTAATAGCAGAGGAAATTCTAAAAGAAGAAGGAAAGAATGTTATAATAAAAAGAGCTATTCCTGTACAAGAAGGTTTTCATATTATTTATTTAAAAGATGTGGAAGATGAAAGACAGGCTATTTTTGATGAAGCAAGAGAGACTATACTTGCAGATGTCAAAAGAAACATATTTGGACAAGTGTATAATCAATTAATACAAGATATAGCAAATGAAACAGTGATTCCAAAAGGTCCTGAAAAGATTGAAAAAAAGAAAGAAAATAAAAGTACAGAAGTGGGAGAAAAACAATAA
- the pflA gene encoding pyruvate formate-lyase-activating protein, with protein sequence MQGYINSFESFGTKDGPGIRFVVFMQGCPLRCLYCHNVDTWELKDKNYIYTPEEILTELNKVKAFLTGGITASGGEPLFQASFILELFKLCKKNGIHTALDTSGYIFNDQAKKVLEYTDLVLLDIKHIDKDMYKKLTSVDLEPTLKFIKYLQEINKPTWIRYVLVPGYTDDIKDLNEWAKFVSQFDIVKRVDILPFHQMAIYKWEKTNREYKLKDTSTPDKEQIKRAEEIFKRYNLPLYKERS encoded by the coding sequence ATGCAAGGTTATATAAATTCTTTTGAATCTTTTGGAACAAAAGATGGTCCTGGAATAAGATTTGTAGTTTTTATGCAGGGGTGCCCTTTAAGATGTCTATATTGTCATAATGTAGATACTTGGGAATTAAAAGATAAAAATTACATTTACACTCCTGAAGAAATTTTAACTGAATTAAATAAAGTTAAAGCTTTTTTAACTGGTGGAATAACTGCCTCTGGTGGTGAGCCTCTTTTTCAAGCCTCTTTTATATTAGAACTTTTTAAACTTTGTAAAAAAAATGGAATACATACTGCTCTTGATACTTCTGGTTATATTTTTAATGATCAAGCCAAAAAAGTTTTAGAATATACAGATTTAGTTTTATTAGATATAAAACATATTGACAAAGATATGTATAAAAAACTTACATCTGTTGATTTAGAACCTACTCTTAAATTTATAAAATATCTACAAGAAATTAATAAACCTACTTGGATAAGATATGTGCTTGTCCCTGGTTATACTGATGATATAAAGGATTTAAATGAATGGGCTAAGTTTGTATCACAATTTGATATTGTTAAAAGGGTTGATATTCTGCCATTTCATCAAATGGCTATTTATAAATGGGAGAAAACAAATAGAGAATATAAATTAAAAGATACTTCCACACCTGATAAAGAGCAAATTAAAAGAGCAGAAGAAATTTTTAAAAGATATAATTTACCTTTATATAAAGAAAGAAGCTAG
- a CDS encoding adhesion protein FadA → MKKFLLLAVLAVSASAFAANDAASLIGELQALDAEYQNLANQEEARFNEEKAQADAAKQALAQNEQVYNELSQRAQRLQAEANTRFYKSQYQDLASKYEDALKKLEAEMEQQKGIISDFEKIQALRAGN, encoded by the coding sequence ATGAAAAAATTTTTATTATTAGCAGTATTAGCTGTTTCTGCTTCAGCATTTGCAGCAAATGATGCAGCAAGTTTAATAGGTGAATTACAAGCATTAGATGCTGAATACCAAAACTTAGCAAATCAAGAAGAAGCAAGATTTAATGAAGAAAAAGCACAAGCTGACGCTGCTAAACAAGCACTAGCACAAAATGAACAAGTTTACAATGAATTATCTCAAAGAGCTCAAAGACTTCAAGCTGAAGCTAACACAAGATTTTATAAATCTCAATATCAAGATTTAGCTTCTAAATATGAAGATGCTTTAAAGAAATTAGAAGCTGAAATGGAACAACAAAAAGGTATCATTTCTGATTTTGAAAAGATTCAAGCTTTAAGAGCTGGTAACTAA
- a CDS encoding cell division protein FtsX, translating into MHKLFGYGLKGIPYINRLKRRVFYAVVITVVALNIFISFSLNLKSLTNEKIFNSFIVADLQNNLDKDKKNEIEKYILGVDGVRSVRFMDKSESFKNLQNELNISIPESSNPLTDSLVISVKDSTLLGYIQEVVEAREEVKEVYKDESYLKQSKEQSYITSIAQIGSGVFSFFIALITIIIFNFGVAIEFLNNANTGLDYAENIRKSKIRNLLAFTMSTVIGTLVFFNIYVLFRKYVSHANFNSSMLSLKEIILWHLGAIGILNLLVWLIPANLGRIEYSEDEDEDDELEDEFYEDNEDDDGDYDEFEDDED; encoded by the coding sequence ATGCATAAGTTATTTGGTTATGGATTGAAAGGTATTCCTTATATAAATAGATTAAAAAGAAGAGTATTTTATGCTGTTGTAATTACGGTTGTAGCATTAAATATTTTTATAAGTTTCTCATTAAATTTAAAAAGTTTGACTAATGAAAAAATATTCAATTCTTTTATAGTTGCAGATTTACAAAATAATCTTGATAAAGATAAAAAGAATGAAATAGAAAAATATATATTAGGAGTAGATGGAGTTCGTTCAGTTAGATTTATGGATAAATCTGAAAGTTTTAAAAATTTACAAAATGAACTTAATATTTCAATTCCTGAATCAAGTAATCCTCTTACAGATTCATTAGTAATTTCTGTAAAAGATTCTACTCTTTTGGGATATATACAAGAAGTTGTAGAAGCAAGAGAAGAAGTAAAAGAAGTGTATAAAGATGAATCATATCTAAAACAATCTAAGGAACAAAGTTATATAACTTCAATAGCACAAATTGGAAGTGGGGTGTTTTCATTTTTTATAGCACTTATCACAATAATTATATTTAACTTTGGAGTTGCAATAGAATTTTTGAATAATGCCAATACAGGGCTTGATTATGCTGAAAATATTAGAAAGTCAAAAATTAGAAATTTATTAGCATTTACTATGTCAACTGTGATAGGTACATTGGTATTTTTTAATATATATGTACTTTTTAGAAAATATGTATCACATGCAAATTTTAATTCATCAATGTTATCTTTAAAAGAAATTATTTTATGGCATCTTGGAGCAATAGGAATTTTAAATCTTTTAGTTTGGTTAATTCCAGCAAACCTTGGAAGAATAGAATATTCTGAAGATGAAGACGAAGATGATGAACTTGAAGATGAATTTTATGAAGATAATGAAGATGATGATGGAGATTATGATGAGTTTGAAGATGATGAAGATTGA
- a CDS encoding murein hydrolase activator EnvC family protein, producing the protein MSLKMMKIETVLIFFLLSVNIYPASNSVKDMNKRLKNIDKEIEKKNIRIKAIDTETSKLEKMIKDLEDEIKKLEHERKEIEDEITVVKKNIDYSRKNLEISEVEHDRKESEFVAKIIAWDKYSKIHRKEINEKVILTKNYREILHGDLQRMSHIEKITGSIKEVKEKIEAEKRKLDKLEAELRENLKKSDAKKEEQKKLKEKLRLEKKGHQSSIEKLKKEKQRISKEIERIIKENARKAAKNKDKGKGKSSRGGTKVTTTTVDMPKISNPEAYKRIGKTIKPLNGQIVVYFGQKKAGVVESNGIEIKGKLGNPVVASKAGTVIYADKFQGLGKVVMIDYGGGIIGVYGNLLAIKTSLNSRVSAGQTIGVLGLSSDKEPNLYYELRANLRPIDPIPTF; encoded by the coding sequence ATGAGTTTGAAGATGATGAAGATTGAGACAGTTTTAATATTTTTTCTTTTATCAGTAAATATTTATCCAGCTTCTAATTCTGTAAAGGATATGAATAAAAGATTAAAAAATATAGATAAAGAAATTGAGAAGAAAAATATTCGGATAAAAGCAATAGATACAGAAACTTCTAAATTGGAAAAGATGATAAAAGATTTAGAAGATGAAATTAAAAAATTGGAACACGAAAGAAAAGAAATAGAAGATGAAATTACAGTAGTTAAGAAAAATATAGATTATAGTAGGAAAAATCTTGAAATTTCTGAGGTTGAACATGATAGAAAAGAGTCTGAATTTGTTGCTAAGATAATTGCTTGGGATAAATACAGTAAAATTCACAGAAAAGAAATAAATGAGAAAGTTATTCTTACTAAAAATTATAGAGAAATATTACATGGTGATTTACAAAGAATGAGCCATATAGAAAAGATAACTGGCAGTATTAAAGAAGTAAAAGAAAAAATAGAAGCTGAAAAAAGAAAATTAGATAAACTTGAAGCAGAGCTTAGAGAAAATTTAAAGAAAAGTGATGCTAAAAAGGAAGAACAAAAGAAATTAAAAGAAAAATTACGACTTGAAAAGAAAGGACATCAATCATCTATTGAAAAGTTAAAGAAAGAAAAACAAAGAATTTCAAAAGAGATTGAAAGAATCATAAAAGAAAATGCTAGAAAAGCTGCTAAAAATAAAGATAAGGGAAAAGGTAAGAGCAGTAGAGGTGGAACTAAGGTTACTACAACCACTGTAGATATGCCAAAGATAAGTAATCCAGAAGCATATAAGAGAATAGGAAAAACAATTAAGCCATTAAATGGACAAATTGTTGTTTATTTTGGACAAAAAAAAGCAGGAGTTGTTGAAAGTAATGGTATAGAAATAAAAGGAAAGTTAGGAAATCCAGTAGTTGCATCTAAGGCAGGGACTGTTATCTATGCTGATAAATTCCAAGGTTTAGGTAAAGTTGTTATGATAGACTATGGTGGAGGAATAATAGGAGTATATGGAAATTTACTTGCTATAAAGACAAGTTTAAATTCAAGAGTAAGTGCAGGACAAACAATAGGAGTACTAGGATTATCCAGTGATAAAGAACCTAATCTATACTATGAATTAAGAGCAAATTTAAGACCTATTGACCCAATACCAACATTTTAA
- a CDS encoding AAA family ATPase — MKRIGIGLSDFKELIEEDFYYFDKTKFIDEIVKDGAKVKLFARPRRFGKTLNMSMLKYFFDIKEGQENRKLFKDLYIEKTESFREQGQYPVVFLSLKDLKATTWEEMGEKIVVTLSDFFSEHQYILEELNENDTDKFKKVLREEANLSNLGTILKFLTKILYEKYNKKVVVLIDEYDSPLVSAYINGYYERAKNFFKTFYSTVLKDNSYLQMGVLTGIIRVIKAGIFSDLNNLSTYTILSDVYTDSYGLTEEEVEKSLKDYGIEAEISKVKDWYDGYRFGDSEVYNPWSIINFLRFKELRAYWVDTSGNDLINDVLKKMTKDTVKALERLFDGEGLRQNISGTSDLSKLLDENELWELLLFSGYLTIEEKIDQKNYILRLPNKEVKELFKDSFLEKYFGRGNKLSDLMEALTENRIEDYEESLQEILLTSVSYNDTKKGNEAFYHGLIMGMGLYLEGEYITKSNIESGLGRYDFLIEPKNKSKRAFIMEFKSTDSVEKLEEVSKEALKQIEDKKYDISLKQNGIKEITYIGIAFCGKQIKISYKEKS; from the coding sequence ATGAAAAGAATAGGAATAGGATTAAGTGATTTTAAAGAGTTAATAGAGGAAGATTTTTACTATTTTGATAAGACAAAATTTATAGATGAAATAGTAAAAGATGGAGCAAAAGTAAAACTATTTGCAAGACCTAGAAGATTTGGAAAAACACTAAATATGTCTATGTTAAAATATTTTTTTGATATAAAAGAAGGACAAGAAAATAGAAAATTATTTAAAGACTTATATATAGAAAAAACAGAATCTTTTAGAGAACAAGGACAATATCCAGTAGTGTTTTTATCATTAAAAGATTTAAAAGCAACAACTTGGGAAGAAATGGGAGAAAAAATAGTTGTTACACTTTCTGATTTCTTTTCTGAACATCAATACATTTTAGAAGAATTAAATGAAAATGATACTGATAAATTTAAAAAAGTTCTTAGAGAAGAAGCTAACTTATCTAATTTAGGAACAATATTAAAATTCTTAACAAAAATCTTATATGAAAAATATAATAAAAAAGTAGTAGTACTGATAGATGAATACGATAGTCCATTGGTATCAGCCTATATAAATGGATATTATGAAAGAGCAAAAAATTTCTTTAAAACTTTTTATAGCACAGTATTAAAAGATAATAGCTACTTACAAATGGGAGTTTTAACTGGAATAATAAGAGTAATAAAGGCAGGAATATTTTCAGACTTGAATAATTTAAGTACTTATACAATATTAAGTGATGTCTATACTGATAGTTATGGATTAACAGAAGAAGAAGTGGAGAAAAGCCTTAAAGATTATGGAATAGAAGCAGAAATATCAAAAGTAAAAGATTGGTATGATGGATATAGATTTGGAGATAGTGAAGTCTATAACCCTTGGAGTATAATAAATTTTTTAAGATTTAAAGAATTAAGAGCTTATTGGGTGGATACATCAGGAAATGATTTAATAAATGATGTATTAAAGAAAATGACAAAAGATACAGTAAAAGCCTTAGAAAGATTATTTGATGGAGAAGGATTAAGACAAAATATATCAGGAACATCAGATTTATCAAAACTATTAGATGAGAATGAATTATGGGAACTATTATTATTTAGTGGATATTTAACAATAGAAGAAAAAATAGATCAAAAGAATTATATATTGAGATTACCAAATAAAGAAGTAAAAGAACTTTTTAAAGATAGTTTTTTAGAAAAATATTTTGGAAGAGGAAATAAGTTATCAGATTTGATGGAAGCCTTAACAGAAAATAGGATAGAAGATTATGAAGAAAGTCTACAAGAAATATTATTAACATCAGTTAGTTATAATGATACTAAGAAAGGAAATGAAGCCTTTTACCACGGACTAATAATGGGAATGGGCTTATATTTAGAGGGAGAGTATATAACAAAATCAAATATAGAAAGTGGATTAGGAAGATATGATTTTTTAATAGAGCCAAAGAATAAGAGTAAAAGAGCCTTTATAATGGAATTTAAATCAACAGATAGTGTAGAAAAATTAGAAGAAGTATCAAAAGAAGCCTTAAAACAAATAGAAGATAAAAAATATGATATATCATTAAAGCAAAATGGAATAAAGGAAATAACATATATAGGAATAGCATTTTGTGGAAAACAAATAAAAATATCTTATAAAGAAAAAAGCTAA